DNA from Neovison vison isolate M4711 chromosome 12, ASM_NN_V1, whole genome shotgun sequence:
TCTAGAACCACAAAGTCAAAattgggagggaggggggtggccTCCCTTGGCCTCAGGGACCCTTGTCAAGTACCCGGAAGGGCAGGTGTGCAGGTCCCTGGAGGGCCGTGGCATTCCCCTGGGGTGTGGCCCATGACCAGTGCATGGTTTCCCCCCGGCTTAACATCTGTTAGGGAAAGTCTTTCAGGGTCAGGGCCCAGGACTCAGAGCCACCACTTTAAATAGAGCCCGTGGTAAGCATGACAAAGTGCGCCCGTCGCCTCTGACCCTCTTTACCACAGGCTACCTGCCCTGAGCAAATAAATACACCCatctccaggtgccccagctgacCACAGTGAGCAGAGGGTTCCACAGCTTTCCTCAGCGAATCTTCCAGGTACAGCCGAAGGACGACGGAGTCCGCGGACACaaacaagagaaagaagcagCTGAGGTAGTGGGGCCACAGCTGCAAGGACCTCTCCCCTCCACACGGCAGCCAGGCTCATGTGGGCGGCCGGTGTCTCCTAGGACACAGACTCAGGGGCCCCTAGCCCCACCAAACGGCCCAAGAGCTGAGCTGTGACTCCTGTGATCCCTCACCGGGTCCTGCGGGCGGACACTCCGGGCAGCTCGCATGGGGGAAGAGATCCCAAAACAAGAACTGGGAAGCCCTCCTTCTGTTTTTAGGGAAAGTGGACGACTCTGGCCTGGCCCACACTGGACAGCAGAGCAAGAAAAAAAGGGAACTTCTCGGGAAACATGCCCCAGCTCTCCGGCCACAGTGTACGGGGCCGTGGAGGCCGGTTTTCTAAACACCATGCGAAGGGGCATCTTGGCTCCAGGAAGTTAAGCTTCCTaggcaaggggtggggggttCCTTTTAAATCCAAGATCTGAGCATGGTCACTAGGTGAAAAGAAACAGCAGGTTCCAAGGCCCAGTGTGGTGGGACAAAAAAGTTTCAGGTGGCCTCCACGAGTGGCCTGGATAAGAGGAGATGAAAAGGCCTCCCTCTGCACTGTGGGCGAGACTCGGGAGGCCAGCCACCCTGGGAGGCCCTCTTCCAAAGCAGATCAAACAGGGAGGGCCCCTCACCGGGGCCTCCTCCCTGGCTTGCAGGCCTCAGAAGAAAAGGGGTGTGGGAGCTAAGAACGGCTGGGTGCGCTTCTGCGGCGGGCCCCagacccacaccccaccccaggccGTGCAGAGACGCTGCTCCTGTGGCCTGGCCCACGGGGGCCACTATGGAGGAGCTGCTTTGTCTTTCTACCTCCGAAAGAGATGGGAACGGATGTGCCTCTCAAAGActttctggggagggggaggtgggtgaCAGATAAGCCCCACCTGAAATGCGCCCCGCTACCTGAGAAGACGTCGGGCGACAAGGATCACGACTCATTCCGTGGAGACAGGCTCAATGGCCCAGGCCGGAGACCGAGGGAGAGTCAGGGAAGCCTGAGCCCCCTGTGAAAAGAGATCTGTACCCCAGAGGTCCCCTTCCGATTCAACTGGGACGTCCGAGAACAGAAACTAAGGCTGATTCACCCGTCCGCGTAGCTTCTCTCGCACCCCCACGGGGGAGGAGGCTGGCCCCCCAGAGAAGTCGCCACGTGCGCTGGCCATGTGATAATGAAGCTTGAACGTGAACGCTCCGGGAGCAGGTGCGCCACCATTCGACCATGACGAGTCATAAGTCTCCACGCGTGTGTGGGGTGTCAGGGAGCCCCCAGGCAGAGGTCTGAGGTGCAGGCGGCGCTGCCCGGCGGGGGCACGGGTTACAAGGGCCCGTACTTGGTCTCATACTTGGACACGATGGTCTTGCACTTGCCCACCTCCTTGCGCAGCTCAGCCACCTCCGTCCGCAGCGCCGTGTTCTCCTTCTCCAGGAAGGCGGCCCGGATGGTGATCTGGTTCTCCTTCAGGCGCCGCGCATCCCGGGACCGTTTGGCCGCCACGTTGTTCTTCTTGCGTCTCGTCCAGTACTTCTCGTCCTGTGGGCAAGTGTCCCCCGTGGGTGTCTCCTCTCGCCCCACGAGGAAACCCAACGTTTCCCCTCCTGCCAGCACCCTGCGCCCAGATTCCTCTTGAAACTCAGCTGGTGCCGCCAGCCAAAAGCTCGGACCCCAGGGAAGGAGCCGCAAGTGCCAAGGACACCGAGGGGCCCCCCCTTTCCCCGGGGAGGTGGAACAAGCAGCAAGGTCGCCGGGTGGGATatgcaggggaggagagggggctcACTGCTCACCAGCTCTGGGCTGCTTCAGGATAAAGCACCGTCCACACCCTTGCCTCACCTCAGCATTCCGGTCAGGACTAAGGGCCTGTGCCCTGTGTCCAGTGCCCGGAGTTTCAATCTCCTTCCGCGCAGGGGAACCGTGTGAGCCCCTTAGCCTCTTACTGTCGCCGGTCCCTCATCTTCATGATGCGGGACAATAACAGCGACTGTGACACAGAGGTGTCTCGGGAGTAGACGAGTTCCCGTGTACAAGGGGCTTATGACAGTGCCCGGCGTACGATAAGGACCACACAAATGTCCACCGTCTtcactgtcactgtcactggAGCCTCAGAAACCTCCTGAGAGGCGGGTATGGTTATTTCCGCCCCGCAGATGAGGCATCTGAGGCCTGGCGAGGTCTAGCTGGCGAGGTGgagtctgaacccaggtctgcctgATTCCAAACCTTGGAGGAAATAGGTTCCTTGGAGTTTTCCGTAAGAAAGGATGGAAAGACTACAAaatcctcctctccctcccactctccgaGTTCCTACAAAAGCATCAGCTTAAAAGCCGCTTGCTCCTCCCTGGGGATGGCAACACACAACCATCTTTTGTCCTTCAAAGCAAAGGCTTGTTCAACCCCAGTTCCTGTGGCCTAGTGAGCTCCTGCCCGAAGGCTGGGCCAAAGCCAGGGAAGTGGGAACATCACCATGGTGGCGGCCAGTAAGAAAAGACAGAAGCTACAGGGAGTTGTACTGGGGCCAAATGTTACCTGACTCCCTTTCTTTCTACAAATTGCTGCAGGATACGGCTCTGTGCTCTGAACTCACGCCTTGCTAAACGGTGTCCACAAGGAGAGAGGGTCCTCTGCATAAAATCAAATGGGAGGCAGCACAGCCGCTCAGCTCAGACATCAGCTTACCTTCTGCTCATCGGGGACAAAGACCTTCTTGGCCTTTTTGATCATGGGCTGGGGCTTCAGATCCTCCTCTGCAAACTTGTGCTTCCGAGGGTTGAAGAGCTCCCCGCCGGGGACACTGGAGAGGACCAGGTCAGCAGGGTCAGGATTGAAGTTCACATCCACCTCCACACAGTTGGGGTCAATGGGACTGggtgtctccctctccttttccaagGAGGATTCTGAAAGACACAGAGGCAGGTGGTCCCCAAATAGTCCACTGGACAGCAAAGGCTCACGCCCCACACCGAGATACCTGCTTGAATCTCAAGGTTGCCCCAGCCACTGTCACACGCAGGGAAGAAAACCACCACAGTATCAGCCCCAAAGCTGGCATAAGTGATTCAACCCAAGAACACAAATATGGAAAGAATTCTTTCCTGTAGGAACAAAATGCTcaaaaggaaacagaggccctcgaaaaagaaaggattttccGATTGTTTTCTTCCCCCCAGAAATGTTAAGCAAAACATTAAGTCATTATACCCCCTTAACTTCCTGTGGTTTCAAGTTCTCAAATAATGAGAAACAGCTGAATTTCTCTGTGAACTATTACGGGCGAGGGACACAGGCTGAACAAGGAAATAGCTTCCATTTTTGAATCCCTCGAGACGTTATCGGTCAAAGTGCTCATTCAGCCTTAGAACAACTCTGAAAGGCAGACAGGTGTGAACCCTCTGTTACAGATAAcaaaacggaggctcagagacaCAACCTGGTTGTCCCAGCGTCACACAGATGGTAAGTGACCGAGCGACAGTGTGAGTCTGGGTCTGGCTGACTCTGAATCCTTGTTCTTTCCCACCCTTTCTGGCTGCCACTCTGTTGTGGACCTTGGATAAAAGGCACTTTCAGAATTCAAAGGTTGTGCGTTACTAGAGATAAGtcacaaaagaacaacaaaacataCCTTTGGCCTGCTCATCCCACGCTACTGGTAGAAGTACACAAAATACCTGGTCGACAGATATTTGTTAACGATCTATCACATGCCAGGAACTGTCCTTGCAAAGACAAATCCGTGCACAAAACAAGTACAAATCCTTGCCTTCGTGGAATGTTATTCTAGCGGGGGAAGGCTGACATTAcacaagataatttaaaaatatctgtaagaGTGCTGGACGCCATGTGGCTGTTCGGGAGAACATTTCAGCAGGAGTGAACGTCAAACGCACTGGGATGTGCACAGGCAGGCGGCGGTATTCAAGAAACCAAGACGCAGCCACTGTAGCTGAAGAAGGATGGGAGGAAAGGGTAACAGGACAGGTCCAGAACACAAAATGCAGACCTTTTAATCCCCAGAAAGCAGTGGTTTTCAATAGGGGATGATTCTGTCCTGCCAGAGACGCGTGACCAcatggtggcgggggtgggggtgggggagtccgCTGGCATCTGGTGGGCAGAAGCCAggaatgctgctaaacatcctctAATGCACAGCCCCGCTCCTCCCCGCCaccccagcaaaaaaaaaaaaaaattatctggtccaaatgtcaacagtgccagTGACTCTGACTTTTAGCCTGAGATGGGAGAAGCCGCTGGAGGGTTCTGAGCAGACCGGTGACCTGATGGTTTTTCACTGGCTTGTGTGCATAAATTCAGTGGCTCCTCTTAGACAGGGTTAATTACAAAAAGGGCTTGACATAAGGAGAGCGAATGACCAGGGACCCGCATGGGAAggatgggaaggaggggaaggccGCAGCTGCCAAATCCTACACCCACAAGCCGAACAGCCAGGGGGCCAGAGCCCGACAAGCGGGACTCCCACACCCTGCTGGGATGAGCAGCCACTTTGTAAGTTGTGCGGCGGAACCTACAAAGGCTGAACATCTATGTGTCTGATGACCCAGCCCCACGGAAGTGCACAGATGTATTTACCAAAGGACACGCGTGTAAATGACCACGGCAGGGCTGTGCATAACCTAAAACTGGAAATGCCTCAAATGCCCATGAGCCACAGAATGGAGAAACATGGCATGATCAGACGATGGAGTCATTCAAGCGAGTGACATGAACAAACTGCTATAGGTATGAAATAAATTTCCTCACAAATTTGAGGAAAAGCAGCTAGACGGAGCGGGAACTCTCCTTTCGTTTCTACCATGTGTTCAGTTCTTCAGTATAAAACTTACTTTACCTGTATTGTTGTTTTCTTCTGCCATAGAGTACTCCGTAAGtattttttatgaatatataatttatatgtgtgTTATAATGCTAGCTATAGGCACCTATAAATATCAGACTGCAAACATAATTATAATAGACAAAACAAacgtaatatataatatatacacatacgcAATTAATATACAATTCCGTGCACCTTTGGT
Protein-coding regions in this window:
- the TEF gene encoding thyrotroph embryonic factor isoform X6, encoding MKREAKVKPRVEGKGLLSKRAHDADSSRRQSDKEKGKEKLEEDEAAAASTMAVSASLMPPIWDKTIPYDGESFHLEYMDLDEFLLENGIPASPTHLAQNLLLPVAELEGKESASSSTASPPSSSAAVFQPSETASSTESSLEKERETPSPIDPNCVEVDVNFNPDPADLVLSSVPGGELFNPRKHKFAEEDLKPQPMIKKAKKVFVPDEQKDEKYWTRRKKNNVAAKRSRDARRLKENQITIRAAFLEKENTALRTEVAELRKEVGKCKTIVSKYETKYGPL
- the TEF gene encoding thyrotroph embryonic factor isoform X4, whose protein sequence is MSSCDRIGVAPAMDMPEVLKSLLEHSLPWPEKRTDFVSADKEKGKEKLEEDEAAAASTMAVSASLMPPIWDKTIPYDGESFHLEYMDLDEFLLENGIPASPTHLAQNLLLPVAELEGKESASSSTASPPSSSAAVFQPSETASSTESSLEKERETPSPIDPNCVEVDVNFNPDPADLVLSSVPGGELFNPRKHKFAEEDLKPQPMIKKAKKVFVPDEQKDEKYWTRRKKNNVAAKRSRDARRLKENQITIRAAFLEKENTALRTEVAELRKEVGKCKTIVSKYETKYGPL
- the TEF gene encoding thyrotroph embryonic factor isoform X5, giving the protein MSSCDRIGVAPAMDMPEVLKSLLEHSLPWPEKRTDKEKGKEKLEEDEAAAASTMAVSASLMPPIWDKTIPYDGESFHLEYMDLDEFLLENGIPASPTHLAQNLLLPVAELEGKESASSSTASPPSSSAAVFQPSETASSTESSLEKERETPSPIDPNCVEVDVNFNPDPADLVLSSVPGGELFNPRKHKFAEEDLKPQPMIKKAKKVFVPDEQKDEKYWTRRKKNNVAAKRSRDARRLKENQITIRAAFLEKENTALRTEVAELRKEVGKCKTIVSKYETKYGPL